The genomic window ACGTTCGAGCCCGGCCATATCGGCGTCGACCACCGCCGGATCCACTGTGGCACCGCCACTTTCGGTGGCCTTGTGCCGTCGTGCCAGGTCGGTGCCCAGGTCCTCGAGTGCAGTGACAGTGCCGACAGCGGCGGGTTCGTGGTTCATGGTGTGTGTCCTCTGTTTTCGGTGAGTCCGACTGCTCCGGAGACGAAGGCCCAGAGCTGGTCGATGACGGACTCCGGACTCGGGCGGGGGGTGCGGGTGAGCGCGACCGACACCACGGCGTTGGTGCCGCCGAGGGTGGCGGCGGCCAGATACTCCGGATCGCGATCCACGGGGATCTCGCCTTGATGCTGGGCGCGCGCCATATTGCGGGCGCCGAGTTCGATGAGCATGCTCAGCCGCGCGGTGTGCGCGGCCGCCACCTCACCGTCACCGACCAGACCACCGAGCACGATCGGGGCCAGCGGCTCACCGTAGAGGAAGGTCACCCAGTCCCGAATACGATGTTGTTCCCTTGCCGCCCAACTGGATTCGGCGTATTCCCGCAGCGCCGCGGCATCGCAGAGCCGCTCGTAGAACGACTCGAGCACCGCGATCAGCAGTCCGGTGCGGGTCCC from Nocardia iowensis includes these protein-coding regions:
- a CDS encoding TetR/AcrR family transcriptional regulator: MGKTETKRGSAARQNLLQAAADELSATGELEVAAVARRAGVSAGLPYRYFGTRTGLLIAVLESFYERLCDAAALREYAESSWAAREQHRIRDWVTFLYGEPLAPIVLGGLVGDGEVAAAHTARLSMLIELGARNMARAQHQGEIPVDRDPEYLAAATLGGTNAVVSVALTRTPRPSPESVIDQLWAFVSGAVGLTENRGHTP